Proteins encoded in a region of the Betaproteobacteria bacterium genome:
- a CDS encoding beta/gamma crystallin family protein, whose protein sequence is MFRTRQFLARLAIGIATTIALTVAAAEITFYEYPGFAGQSITLRGYTANFAQAGFNDRASSIVVRSGTWQVCTDAEFQGECATLSRGEYRTLDSRFDGRLSSARDVASYAGETGNYTSYGRGRIELFEGSAFRGRSVLLDRDTANFASVGFNDRAGSMIVHEGTWELCINADYRGSCRTYGGGRYADLGPGMTNQASSARMASSYNDAPVVIGGGRYPPQIGDRPSGDRHASRPPDQGRLILYDQDRFGGRSMALTENMVDLGAAGFNDAAASAIVESGYWEVCSDHYFRGDCRVIGPGRHVRLEGAVYRSISSARVAGNRPGPSRPDRNRADVVLFEHDDFAGRRFEARGDVPDLAPHNFNDTVSSLIVHSGQWQVCVDALYSGRCVVYGPGEYRSVYGLNDQISSARRISR, encoded by the coding sequence ATGTTCAGAACCAGACAATTTCTCGCCAGGCTGGCAATCGGGATCGCGACAACAATCGCATTGACGGTTGCGGCCGCCGAGATTACTTTCTACGAATACCCCGGCTTCGCCGGGCAGTCGATCACGCTTCGCGGTTACACGGCCAATTTTGCACAGGCGGGATTCAATGACCGCGCTTCGAGCATTGTCGTGCGTTCGGGCACGTGGCAGGTTTGTACCGATGCCGAATTCCAGGGCGAGTGCGCGACATTATCGCGGGGTGAATATCGCACGCTCGACAGCCGTTTCGATGGCCGTCTTTCTTCCGCGCGTGATGTCGCGAGCTACGCGGGCGAAACCGGCAATTACACCTCGTACGGTCGTGGCCGAATCGAATTGTTTGAAGGTAGCGCATTTCGCGGGCGGTCGGTATTGCTCGATCGGGATACCGCGAATTTCGCGTCGGTCGGTTTCAATGATCGCGCCGGGTCAATGATCGTCCACGAGGGCACGTGGGAGCTTTGCATTAACGCCGACTATCGCGGGTCCTGCCGCACCTATGGCGGTGGGCGCTATGCGGACCTGGGACCCGGCATGACCAACCAGGCTTCATCGGCGCGAATGGCGAGCAGCTATAACGATGCCCCGGTGGTGATTGGCGGTGGCAGGTATCCTCCGCAAATTGGTGATCGTCCCAGCGGCGATCGTCACGCCAGCCGTCCACCCGACCAGGGCCGCCTGATCCTCTACGATCAGGATCGCTTCGGTGGTCGCAGTATGGCGTTGACCGAGAACATGGTCGATCTGGGTGCGGCGGGCTTTAACGATGCGGCCGCGTCGGCGATCGTTGAAAGCGGCTATTGGGAAGTGTGCAGCGACCACTATTTTCGCGGCGACTGCCGCGTGATCGGTCCGGGACGCCATGTCCGGCTCGAAGGTGCGGTCTACCGGTCCATCTCTTCGGCAAGGGTTGCGGGTAATCGTCCCGGTCCATCACGACCTGACCGCAATCGGGCGGATGTGGTTCTGTTCGAGCATGATGATTTTGCGGGCCGCCGGTTTGAAGCACGCGGCGATGTGCCGGACCTTGCGCCGCACAACTTCAACGACACGGTTTCGTCGCTCATCGTTCATAGCGGTCAATGGCAGGTTTGCGTGGATGCGCTCTACAGCGGGCGTTGCGTCGTTTATGGGCCTGGTGAGTATCGAAGCGTATATGGATTGAACGATCAGATTTCATCAGCGCGCCGCATCAGTCGATAG
- a CDS encoding PAS domain S-box protein, with product MNRSSPKAASSLKATLRKIELPWFVLAALLISTLFTAYQNARQVHADAQTRFQEIAQGEQAAIVRHLRDFEDLMHGTSALMVALPNLGQSAWDAFFDTWMPVPENYAGLVALQYVPTLAALTPSAASTASLTRVFSPTRPGQQVAPLNKLPEIADAIALADSGRRTVMSRPLADTPGLPTMQSPVALVMIAGNDGSARSLAGRSTIPRGYLIAIIDLNLLMSHLAQTRSLPVTLELYDGDRRVYAPTEILTASIQPEMSVDAPVEFGQRTFRLRTSSTPRLESKLQNNTPRTILLIGVLGAILLGGLIWLLTSLREQAEALAASMTRKLQEQTKFTEDLIEFNPSPIFRKDNEGRFLSVNRAWEQLAGRKREDVLGKMYHDFQAEDAARQNEQLDRKLLESESGYEMAEAFITNADNKQFETIIAKQVLRSSDGRAEGLIGTITDVTPIKRLERELAQQREQLSLVIRSSQQGIWDVELKPDGATYFSPRFREILGYAEDEYPVTFDWRATIHPDDRIAFQQRMISHYKGETPLFDIESRARSRDGNYRWVRCRGIAQRDSTGWAVRFVGSISDVTDRKIAEMNLVEANVRVMQASRAKEAFLATMSHEIRTPLNGVLGMTSLLTETPLNDEQHDYIRLIRASGDTLLRLIDDVLDFSKIESGHMALESVPVEVVLVAEEAFELVAEKAREKNLALLFEMNDDVPFYILGDATRLRQILLNLLSNAIKFTAKGEIKLTLSTRQTSDGKMELEGQVRDTGIGIPADRACKLFQPFTQVDTSTTRKYGGTGLGLAICKRLTQLMGGEIRVESIEGEGSVFIFTILTEPVRGPLKPYMQRDVVDFVGKRLLVVDRNASRRSIQMSRYSRWGFETVTVAPEHAADVFQRGPRFDVLLTDMVLPTPESITLQAVLAEDDAARTQRGERLVASVMQSTLSRAELSARGIRPLLRHEIFLVRPAGRARLFDVLRRAVLREPHVDIATRPYTPEPVYDRDFQAAAQANPQKSRQTFGAALGVGPSSAPMLNTLIAEDNEVNQRVIQGMLTNLGHRSTVVGDGRSAVERASKEDFDLVLMDIHMPELDGVEAMQEIRKNLKGKKCPPIVAMTAHALAGDREQYLDAGMDDYLSKPIRTADLVKLLDRVTSRTKVAPPAKRDGAVVIRATANPSPANPRIDNIAILDIEQLQDLRYLPAVPGETIVENDPVGGLIRLFQTKAIERMKLMEGLLAASNWHSLSETSHSLRGASASMGFPRVALLCKDLELAARSLADSTDKSSHPENGADLAGLLEQINRHYAEAEQALTEWLAATPHAPVESANRL from the coding sequence ATGAATCGTTCAAGCCCGAAAGCGGCATCGTCACTGAAAGCGACCCTGCGCAAAATTGAGTTGCCGTGGTTTGTCCTCGCCGCACTGCTCATCTCCACCCTGTTTACGGCATACCAGAACGCCCGGCAGGTCCACGCTGATGCCCAAACGCGCTTTCAGGAGATTGCACAAGGCGAACAAGCGGCCATCGTCAGGCACTTGCGCGATTTTGAAGACCTGATGCACGGCACCTCGGCACTCATGGTTGCCCTGCCCAATTTGGGGCAATCGGCATGGGACGCTTTTTTCGACACGTGGATGCCGGTACCGGAAAATTACGCGGGGTTGGTCGCTTTGCAATATGTACCCACTTTAGCCGCGCTGACGCCTTCGGCGGCCAGCACGGCCAGCCTGACTCGCGTGTTTTCTCCCACACGACCCGGGCAGCAAGTCGCTCCGCTGAATAAACTGCCTGAAATCGCTGACGCGATCGCGCTTGCTGACAGCGGCCGCCGCACCGTGATGTCGCGGCCGTTGGCAGATACACCCGGCTTGCCCACGATGCAATCACCGGTCGCCCTGGTGATGATCGCCGGCAACGACGGCTCGGCACGAAGTCTCGCCGGACGATCGACAATTCCTCGTGGCTATCTGATCGCCATCATCGATCTTAACCTGTTGATGTCGCATCTGGCACAGACCCGATCCCTTCCCGTCACGCTTGAGCTTTATGACGGTGACCGACGTGTCTACGCGCCGACGGAAATCCTGACCGCATCAATCCAGCCGGAAATGTCGGTCGATGCGCCAGTCGAATTTGGCCAGCGCACATTTCGCCTGCGCACCAGTTCCACACCCAGGCTTGAGAGCAAACTGCAAAACAACACGCCGCGCACGATTTTGTTGATCGGCGTCCTTGGCGCGATCCTGCTGGGCGGCCTTATCTGGCTGCTGACCAGTTTGCGCGAGCAGGCGGAGGCGCTCGCCGCGAGCATGACGCGAAAACTTCAGGAGCAAACCAAGTTCACCGAGGATCTGATTGAATTCAATCCCAGTCCCATTTTTCGCAAGGACAATGAAGGGCGCTTCTTGTCGGTCAACCGCGCCTGGGAGCAACTCGCCGGCCGCAAGCGAGAAGACGTTCTGGGCAAGATGTATCACGATTTTCAGGCGGAAGACGCCGCGCGGCAAAATGAGCAACTCGACCGGAAACTGCTCGAGTCCGAATCCGGTTATGAAATGGCCGAGGCCTTCATCACCAACGCCGACAACAAACAATTCGAGACCATCATTGCCAAGCAGGTGTTGCGCAGCTCCGACGGTCGCGCCGAAGGCCTCATTGGCACCATCACCGATGTAACGCCGATCAAACGTCTGGAACGAGAACTCGCCCAGCAACGTGAGCAATTGAGTCTCGTCATCCGCTCTTCGCAACAAGGCATCTGGGATGTCGAGCTGAAACCGGATGGCGCGACTTATTTCTCGCCAAGATTTCGCGAAATTCTCGGTTATGCCGAGGACGAGTATCCGGTCACTTTCGATTGGCGAGCGACCATTCATCCGGATGACCGCATCGCGTTTCAACAACGCATGATCAGCCATTACAAAGGCGAGACACCGCTGTTCGACATCGAGTCCCGCGCGCGGTCCCGAGACGGAAACTACCGATGGGTGCGTTGCCGAGGCATTGCGCAACGCGATTCGACCGGCTGGGCGGTGCGATTTGTCGGCTCGATTTCGGATGTAACGGATCGCAAAATCGCGGAGATGAATCTCGTGGAAGCCAACGTGCGCGTGATGCAGGCATCTCGTGCCAAGGAGGCGTTCCTCGCAACCATGAGCCACGAAATTCGCACGCCGCTGAACGGCGTACTGGGTATGACCAGCCTGCTGACCGAAACGCCACTGAATGACGAACAGCACGATTACATACGCCTGATCCGCGCATCTGGCGATACCCTGCTTCGTTTGATTGACGACGTGCTGGATTTTTCCAAGATTGAATCTGGTCACATGGCGCTGGAGTCCGTGCCAGTCGAAGTCGTGCTCGTAGCCGAAGAGGCCTTTGAGCTGGTGGCCGAGAAGGCGCGTGAAAAAAATCTGGCCCTGTTGTTTGAGATGAACGACGACGTGCCCTTTTACATTCTGGGCGATGCCACGCGGCTGCGGCAGATCCTGCTGAACCTGTTGTCCAACGCAATCAAGTTCACGGCAAAAGGCGAAATCAAGCTGACACTTTCCACCCGGCAAACATCTGATGGAAAAATGGAGCTCGAAGGCCAGGTACGCGATACCGGCATCGGCATTCCCGCCGATCGGGCGTGCAAGCTTTTCCAGCCATTTACGCAGGTCGATACTTCCACAACCCGCAAATACGGTGGCACCGGGCTGGGTTTGGCAATCTGCAAACGGTTGACGCAACTGATGGGCGGCGAGATCCGCGTGGAGAGTATCGAGGGCGAAGGCTCTGTATTCATTTTCACGATTCTGACCGAGCCTGTGCGCGGGCCGCTGAAGCCATACATGCAGCGTGACGTGGTTGATTTCGTCGGCAAGCGCTTGCTGGTCGTCGATCGCAATGCGAGCCGCCGGTCAATTCAGATGAGCCGCTATAGCCGCTGGGGATTTGAGACCGTCACCGTCGCGCCGGAGCATGCTGCCGACGTTTTTCAGCGCGGTCCGCGGTTCGATGTACTCCTGACCGATATGGTATTGCCGACACCGGAATCCATCACCCTTCAGGCGGTGCTCGCCGAGGACGACGCGGCGCGCACGCAGCGCGGCGAGCGGTTGGTGGCCTCGGTAATGCAGTCGACGCTATCGCGCGCGGAATTGTCCGCACGCGGTATCAGGCCGCTACTGCGGCACGAAATCTTCCTGGTGCGGCCGGCGGGACGTGCGCGCCTGTTCGATGTATTGAGGCGCGCGGTGCTTCGTGAACCGCATGTCGATATTGCCACGCGGCCGTATACACCCGAGCCGGTATATGACCGCGACTTTCAAGCCGCGGCGCAGGCAAATCCTCAGAAATCGCGCCAGACATTTGGAGCTGCCCTAGGCGTTGGGCCAAGCAGCGCACCCATGCTGAATACATTGATCGCCGAAGACAATGAAGTCAACCAGCGTGTGATCCAGGGCATGCTGACCAATCTCGGGCATCGCAGCACGGTGGTCGGCGACGGACGCAGCGCGGTGGAACGCGCCAGCAAGGAGGATTTCGACCTGGTTCTAATGGATATTCACATGCCGGAACTGGACGGCGTTGAAGCGATGCAGGAAATTCGCAAAAATCTGAAAGGCAAAAAATGTCCACCCATTGTTGCCATGACCGCGCACGCCCTTGCCGGTGACCGCGAGCAATATCTGGATGCCGGCATGGACGATTACCTTTCCAAACCAATCCGCACTGCTGATCTTGTCAAACTTCTTGACCGGGTCACCAGCCGGACAAAGGTGGCGCCGCCAGCCAAACGCGATGGGGCGGTTGTGATCCGGGCCACTGCCAACCCATCGCCGGCGAATCCACGTATCGACAACATCGCGATTCTGGACATCGAGCAATTGCAGGACTTGCGTTATCTTCCCGCCGTGCCCGGCGAGACGATCGTCGAAAATGATCCGGTTGGCGGGTTGATTCGCCTGTTTCAGACGAAGGCGATCGAACGCATGAAATTAATGGAAGGCCTGCTTGCCGCGAGCAATTGGCACAGCTTGTCGGAAACGTCTCATAGCCTGCGTGGCGCCTCGGCCAGCATGGGCTTTCCGCGCGTCGCATTGTTGTGCAAGGATCTGGAACTTGCCGCGCGATCGCTGGCTGACAGCACAGATAAATCGTCCCATCCGGAAAACGGCGCGGATCTGGCCGGACTGCTGGAACAAATCAATCGACACTATGCGGAAGCCGAACAGGCGCTGACAGAATGGCTGGCAGCCACTCCCCATGCACCGGTCGAATCCGCGAATCGTTTGTAA
- a CDS encoding iron-containing alcohol dehydrogenase, whose amino-acid sequence MAFIFYLTHIHIGADSLLQLKSECERIGILRPLIVSDKGVVATGIVERVTATLPGMSCTLFDDTPSNPTEAMARRAADLYRDAGCDGLIAVGGGSSIDLAKAAAILATHPGELKTYATIEGGGPRITEAALPLIAVPTTAGTGSEVARGAIVILNDGRKLGFHSWNLLPRSAICDPMLTLGLPPYLTAATGMDAIAHCVETFLSAAFNPPADGIALDGLERAWSSIEKATRDGNDVDARLNMMSASMQGAMAFQKGLGAVHSLSHPLGGLKVDGRTGLHHGTLNAVVMPAVLRFNASAPSVIKENKMSRLKHAMRLNDADDLADAVVQMCTRLGLPLGLGQMGVQKDMFDAVINGALVDHCHKTNPREASAAEYRQLLTESF is encoded by the coding sequence ATGGCTTTCATCTTCTACCTGACCCATATCCATATCGGCGCCGATTCGTTACTGCAGCTCAAGAGCGAATGTGAACGCATCGGCATCCTGCGTCCGCTGATTGTGTCCGACAAAGGCGTGGTCGCGACCGGAATCGTCGAGCGCGTGACGGCAACGCTTCCCGGCATGTCTTGCACATTATTCGATGACACGCCGAGCAACCCCACCGAAGCCATGGCCCGTCGCGCCGCCGATTTGTATCGCGACGCAGGTTGTGACGGATTGATCGCCGTCGGTGGCGGCTCGTCCATAGACCTGGCCAAAGCGGCCGCCATTCTCGCCACGCATCCAGGCGAACTAAAAACCTACGCGACCATTGAGGGCGGTGGTCCACGGATCACGGAAGCGGCCCTGCCGTTGATTGCCGTGCCAACGACCGCGGGCACCGGCAGCGAAGTCGCGCGCGGCGCAATTGTCATCCTCAACGACGGTCGAAAACTCGGCTTTCATTCATGGAATTTGCTGCCGCGTTCGGCCATTTGCGATCCCATGCTGACGCTCGGTTTGCCACCGTATCTGACGGCAGCAACAGGCATGGACGCCATTGCCCATTGCGTCGAGACATTCCTGTCGGCGGCATTCAATCCTCCCGCCGACGGCATTGCTCTGGATGGACTCGAGCGCGCATGGTCGAGCATCGAGAAGGCGACGCGGGACGGCAATGACGTCGATGCGCGCCTCAACATGATGAGCGCGTCGATGCAGGGCGCGATGGCGTTTCAGAAGGGTTTGGGTGCGGTGCATTCTCTTTCGCATCCCTTGGGTGGACTGAAGGTCGATGGCAGGACCGGATTGCATCACGGCACCCTGAACGCGGTAGTGATGCCGGCGGTGTTGCGTTTCAATGCCTCGGCACCATCAGTGATCAAGGAAAACAAGATGTCCAGGCTGAAACACGCAATGCGGCTCAATGACGCCGACGACCTCGCCGACGCCGTTGTGCAGATGTGTACACGCCTCGGACTGCCGCTGGGCCTCGGCCAGATGGGCGTGCAAAAAGATATGTTCGATGCCGTCATCAACGGTGCGCTGGTGGACCATTGTCACAAAACCAATCCCCGCGAGGCGAGCGCGGCGGAGTACCGGCAACTCTTGACTGAATCTTTCTGA
- a CDS encoding arginine/lysine/ornithine decarboxylase yields the protein MKFRFPIVIIDEDFRSENTSGLGIRALADAIEKEGMEVLGATSYGDLSQFAQQQSRASAFILSIDDEEFTPGPELDPAVLNLRKFIEEIRFKNAEIPIYIYGETKTSQHIPNDILRELHGFIHMFEDTPDFVARHIIREAKSYLDSLAPPFFRALVHYAQDGSYSWHCPGHSGGVAFLKSPIGQMFHQFFGENMLRADVCNAVEELGQLLDHTGPVAASERNAARIFNADHCYFVTNGTSTSNKMVWHANVAPGDVVVVDRNCHVSILHAIIMTGANPVFLMPTRNHLGIIGPIPLDEFKPENIRKKIEANPFIKDKKAKPRILTLTQSTYDGVLYNVEALKLLLDGNIDNLHFDEAWLPHATFHDFYRDMHAIGKDRPRPKEAMIYATHSTHKLLAGISQASQIVVRESETRKLDRHIFNEAYLMHTSTSPQYAIIASCDVAAAMMEPPGGTALVEESIAEAMDFRRAMRKIDDEWGKDWWFKVWGPEKLAREGIGSREDWVLKANEKWHGFGNLAPGFNMLDPIKSTIITPGLDVSGKFAKTGIPASIVTKFLAEHGVIVEKTGLYSFFIMFTIGITKGRWNTLLTALQQFKDDYDKNQPMWKILPEFVAAQPKYESLGLKDLCHQIHDMYRANDVAKVTTEMYLSDMQPAMTPADAFAKLAHREIDRVPIDDLEGRITSVLLTPYPPGIPLLIPGERFNRTIVEYLKFAREFNAKFPGFETDIHGLVEQVKDGKALYFVDCVKQ from the coding sequence ATGAAATTCCGCTTCCCCATCGTCATCATCGACGAAGACTTCCGTTCCGAGAATACTTCCGGCCTGGGAATCCGCGCGCTGGCCGATGCCATCGAGAAGGAAGGCATGGAGGTACTGGGGGCGACCAGTTACGGCGATCTATCGCAGTTCGCGCAGCAGCAGAGTCGGGCGTCTGCTTTCATTCTCTCGATCGACGACGAGGAATTTACGCCCGGGCCGGAACTCGATCCGGCGGTGCTCAACCTCCGCAAGTTCATCGAGGAAATACGCTTCAAGAATGCCGAGATCCCGATTTATATCTACGGCGAAACCAAGACCTCGCAACATATTCCGAACGATATCCTGCGCGAGCTGCATGGCTTCATCCACATGTTTGAGGACACGCCGGATTTTGTCGCGCGCCATATCATCCGCGAGGCCAAGTCATATCTCGATTCGCTGGCGCCGCCGTTTTTCCGTGCGCTGGTGCATTACGCGCAGGACGGTTCCTACTCATGGCATTGCCCGGGCCATTCCGGCGGCGTCGCGTTCCTCAAGTCGCCCATCGGACAAATGTTTCACCAGTTCTTCGGCGAAAACATGCTGCGCGCGGACGTGTGTAACGCGGTGGAAGAGCTCGGGCAGTTGCTCGATCACACAGGGCCGGTGGCGGCCTCCGAGCGCAATGCGGCGCGCATATTCAATGCCGATCATTGTTACTTCGTCACCAACGGTACATCGACCTCCAACAAGATGGTGTGGCACGCCAATGTGGCGCCGGGCGACGTGGTGGTGGTGGACCGCAACTGTCACGTCTCGATCCTGCACGCGATCATCATGACGGGCGCAAATCCCGTGTTCCTGATGCCGACGCGCAATCACCTGGGCATCATCGGCCCGATTCCGCTCGACGAATTCAAGCCTGAAAATATCCGCAAGAAGATAGAAGCCAACCCGTTCATCAAGGACAAGAAAGCCAAGCCGCGCATTCTGACGCTCACCCAGTCGACTTACGATGGCGTGCTCTACAACGTGGAAGCGCTGAAGCTTTTGCTCGATGGCAATATTGACAATCTCCACTTCGATGAGGCGTGGCTGCCGCACGCGACTTTTCATGATTTTTACCGGGACATGCACGCCATCGGCAAGGATCGTCCGCGGCCAAAAGAGGCGATGATTTACGCCACGCATTCGACGCACAAGCTGCTGGCCGGCATTTCGCAGGCCTCGCAAATCGTCGTCCGCGAGTCAGAAACACGCAAGCTCGACCGTCACATTTTCAACGAAGCCTATCTGATGCATACCTCGACTTCGCCGCAATACGCGATCATTGCGAGTTGCGACGTGGCGGCGGCGATGATGGAGCCGCCCGGCGGCACCGCGTTGGTGGAAGAATCCATTGCGGAAGCGATGGATTTCCGCCGTGCCATGCGCAAAATCGATGACGAGTGGGGCAAGGATTGGTGGTTCAAGGTGTGGGGGCCGGAGAAGTTGGCGCGCGAAGGCATTGGCTCGCGCGAAGACTGGGTGCTCAAGGCCAACGAAAAGTGGCACGGCTTCGGCAACCTGGCGCCCGGCTTCAATATGCTGGACCCGATCAAGTCCACCATCATCACGCCGGGGCTGGATGTTTCGGGCAAGTTTGCCAAGACCGGCATTCCCGCTTCCATCGTCACCAAGTTTTTGGCCGAGCATGGCGTTATCGTCGAGAAGACCGGCCTGTATTCTTTCTTCATCATGTTTACCATCGGCATCACCAAGGGTCGCTGGAATACGCTGCTGACGGCGTTGCAGCAATTCAAGGACGACTACGACAAGAATCAACCGATGTGGAAAATCCTTCCGGAATTCGTCGCGGCGCAGCCGAAATACGAATCCCTCGGCCTGAAGGATCTGTGCCACCAGATTCACGATATGTATCGCGCCAACGATGTCGCCAAGGTGACGACGGAAATGTATCTCTCGGATATGCAGCCGGCGATGACGCCTGCCGATGCATTCGCGAAATTGGCGCACCGCGAAATTGACCGTGTGCCGATCGATGACCTCGAGGGCCGCATCACCAGCGTGCTGCTGACGCCTTATCCGCCCGGCATTCCGCTGCTGATTCCCGGTGAGCGCTTCAATCGTACGATCGTCGAATATCTGAAATTTGCCCGCGAGTTCAACGCAAAATTTCCCGGCTTCGAAACCGATATCCACGGGCTCGTCGAGCAGGTTAAGGACGGCAAGGCCTTGTATTTCGTGGATTGCGTTAAACAATAA
- a CDS encoding rRNA pseudouridine synthase: METLEPLRLSKLMSERGLCSRREADEYIQRGWVFVDGKRVSELGTKVLPNVVVKLDLPAQAAQGERMTVLLNKPIGYVSSQPEPGYQPAIVLIRPETQVPGETIAFKREHLKELAPAGRLDIDSTGLLVLTQDGRIAKQLIGEDSDVEKEYLVRVVGKLSDDDLKRLNHGLSLDGKPLKPAKVRWQNEDQLDFILREGKKRQIRRMCEMVGLRVVGLKRIRIGKVMLGDLPIGQWRFLRADETF; encoded by the coding sequence ATGGAAACACTGGAACCCCTGCGCTTATCCAAATTGATGTCCGAACGCGGACTTTGTTCGCGGCGCGAGGCCGACGAATACATTCAGCGCGGCTGGGTATTTGTCGATGGCAAGCGCGTCAGTGAACTCGGTACCAAAGTGCTGCCGAACGTGGTCGTCAAGCTCGATCTTCCCGCGCAGGCCGCGCAGGGTGAGCGCATGACGGTGTTGCTGAATAAGCCCATCGGTTATGTGTCGAGTCAGCCGGAGCCGGGTTATCAGCCGGCAATCGTGTTAATCCGGCCGGAGACGCAAGTGCCGGGTGAAACTATCGCTTTCAAACGCGAGCACTTGAAGGAATTGGCGCCGGCCGGGCGGCTGGATATCGATTCGACGGGGCTGCTGGTGCTTACGCAAGATGGACGAATCGCGAAGCAACTGATCGGCGAAGACTCTGATGTCGAAAAGGAATATCTGGTACGTGTCGTCGGAAAATTATCCGATGACGATTTGAAACGCCTCAATCATGGGCTGTCGCTCGATGGCAAGCCGCTGAAGCCCGCCAAGGTTCGCTGGCAAAACGAAGATCAGCTGGATTTCATTTTGCGCGAAGGCAAGAAGCGGCAAATCCGCCGTATGTGCGAGATGGTGGGTTTGCGCGTGGTGGGCCTGAAACGCATTCGAATCGGCAAGGTGATGCTGGGCGATTTGCCGATCGGGCAGTGGCGGTTTCTGCGCGCGGATGAGACTTTCTGA
- a CDS encoding response regulator, with translation MGTSKKTKFRALVVDDDETVTDHVTQMLHRLNFDVEQSFDGLDALRRCQSARYDIVLCDVRMPRLSGLSLLTNLGQTPNADTRIVMISALDDDALRKQALASGAVAYLVKPLTEDMLRDALGDDFATQADPT, from the coding sequence ATGGGAACCAGTAAAAAAACAAAATTCCGTGCATTGGTGGTCGATGACGATGAAACCGTCACCGATCACGTCACTCAGATGCTGCATCGGTTGAACTTCGACGTCGAGCAATCCTTTGACGGGTTGGATGCGTTGCGGCGCTGTCAGTCTGCGCGATACGACATCGTGCTGTGCGACGTGCGCATGCCGCGATTGTCGGGCCTGAGCCTGCTGACCAATCTTGGGCAAACCCCCAATGCCGATACCCGCATCGTCATGATTTCTGCCCTCGATGATGACGCTCTGCGTAAACAGGCGCTTGCGTCGGGCGCGGTGGCGTACCTGGTCAAGCCATTGACGGAAGACATGTTGCGTGACGCGCTGGGGGATGATTTCGCAACTCAAGCAGATCCGACATGA
- a CDS encoding response regulator has protein sequence MNDVNGSKARRALVVDDDATTVEFVSGILRKLGYHVDTCCDGMSALNRFRAAPYDVVTIDMRMPRLSGISFLKNLRLPPGTPHRIVVLSAMEDQKLQREAIDAGAAAYLLKPATASAIIDAVTSAAASV, from the coding sequence ATGAATGATGTGAATGGCAGCAAAGCGCGGCGCGCGCTCGTTGTCGATGATGACGCGACCACGGTGGAATTCGTTTCCGGGATTCTGCGAAAGTTGGGATATCACGTGGACACCTGCTGCGATGGCATGTCGGCGCTAAATCGATTTCGCGCTGCGCCCTATGATGTGGTGACCATTGATATGCGCATGCCGCGTCTTTCCGGCATCAGTTTCCTGAAGAACCTGCGTTTGCCGCCCGGAACGCCGCATCGTATCGTGGTGTTGTCGGCCATGGAAGACCAGAAACTCCAACGTGAAGCCATTGACGCGGGTGCCGCAGCTTATTTGCTGAAGCCGGCAACGGCGAGCGCCATCATTGACGCCGTAACGAGCGCCGCGGCAAGCGTATAG
- a CDS encoding lysophospholipid acyltransferase family protein — MIDIVPASYARRGGTITMALGRTLLRWSGWRFEGSLPDVPKLVIAVAPHTTNWDFVIGVLALWAMDVKISFLGKHTLFRGWFGRWMRSIGGIPVDRTQSHGVVGETVAAFNRVDRMVLAIAPEGTRQLDKGFKKGFLYIAHAAKAPVLLAYFDFSRKVVGFGPLLVPSNDVESDMKQVLDFYRPIRGKYRKVWQEAPQ, encoded by the coding sequence ATGATCGATATCGTTCCGGCCAGCTACGCACGGCGGGGTGGAACCATCACTATGGCGCTCGGGCGCACGCTGCTGCGGTGGTCCGGCTGGCGCTTCGAAGGGTCGTTGCCGGACGTGCCCAAACTGGTCATCGCGGTCGCGCCGCATACGACCAACTGGGATTTCGTTATTGGCGTGCTGGCGCTGTGGGCGATGGATGTGAAGATTTCCTTCCTCGGCAAACACACTCTGTTTCGTGGCTGGTTTGGCCGCTGGATGCGTTCCATCGGCGGCATTCCGGTTGACCGCACCCAATCGCATGGTGTCGTCGGCGAAACGGTCGCCGCGTTCAATCGTGTCGATCGCATGGTGCTCGCGATTGCGCCGGAAGGGACGCGTCAACTCGACAAGGGTTTCAAGAAGGGATTTTTGTATATCGCGCATGCCGCCAAGGCACCGGTACTGCTTGCGTACTTTGATTTCTCGCGCAAAGTCGTGGGCTTTGGGCCGTTGCTTGTACCCAGCAACGATGTTGAGAGCGATATGAAACAGGTTCTTGATTTCTATCGGCCGATCCGAGGCAAATACCGAAAAGTCTGGCAGGAAGCCCCGCAATAA